The following are encoded in a window of Castanea sativa cultivar Marrone di Chiusa Pesio chromosome 9, ASM4071231v1 genomic DNA:
- the LOC142610571 gene encoding serine/threonine protein phosphatase 2A 57 kDa regulatory subunit B' beta isoform-like, translating to MLKKIIKGSHRKPSKSDSNDPGSIFGYGQPATRNSGSVSTANVVVNHASRAGPPPPPSPNSSGPGPISSVGLGPPPSGPVDPLPLFRDVPVSERQSLFIRKLQICCFQFDFSDTLKSAREKEIKRQTLMELVDFIQSGSGKITETCQEEMIRMVSVNVFRCLPPASHENTGQESADPEEEEPYLEPCWPHLQLVYELLLRYVVSSDTDTKVAKRYIDHSFVLKLLDLFDSEDPREREYLKTILHRIYGKFMVHRPFIRKAINNIFYRFIYETERHSGIGELLEILGSIINGFALPMKEEHKLFLVRALIPLHKPKPIAMYHQQLSYCITQFVEKDYKLADTVIRGLLKYWPVTNCQKEVLFLGELEEVLEATQSAEFQRCMVPLFRQIARCLNSSHFQVAERALFLWNNEHIVSLIAQNRSVILPIIFEALEKNIQSHWNQAVHGLTVNVRKMFLEMDAELFDECQRQHAEREARAREMDEQRELTWKKLADVAAQRGGEDMITV from the exons ATGTTGAAGAAAATCATAAAAGGAAGTCACCGAAAGCCATCCAAATCCGACTCCAACGACCCGGGTTCCATATTCGGTTACGGCCAACCGGCGACCCGAAATTCCGGGTCGGTCTCAACCGCCAATGTGGTCGTTAACCATGCTTCTCGTGCGGGCCCACCGCCTCCGCCATCTCCGAACTCATCTGGGCCCGGCCCAATTTCATCGGTGGGCCTTGGCCCGCCTCCGTCCGGACCCGTGGATCCTCTCCCGTTGTTCCGAGACGTGCCCGTATCGGAGCGACAGAGCTTGTTCATCCGAAAACTCCAAATCTGTTGCTTCCAGTTCGATTTCTCCGACACGCTCAAATCggcgagagagaaagagatcaaGCGGCAAACGCTCATGGAGCTCGTCGATTTCATACAGTCCGGTTCGGGAAAAATCACCGAAACTTGCCAAGAAGAAATGATTCGGATGGTATCGGTCAACGTTTTTCGGTGCTTGCCGCCGGCATCGCACGAAAACACCGGTCAAGAATCCGCCGATCCCGAAGAGGAAGAGCCTTATCTCGAGCCCTGTTGGCCACACTTGCAGCTCGTGTACGAGCTCTTGTTAAGATACGTGGTTTCGTCCGATACCGATACGAAAGTCGCGAAGCGATACATCGACCATTCCTTCGTGTTAAAGCTTCTGGACTTGTTCGACTCCGAAGACCCACGTGAGAGGGAGTATTTGAAAACCATTCTGCATAGGATTTATGGGAAGTTCATGGTTCATCGACCCTTTATTCGAAAAGCGataaacaacatattttatcGGTTCATATATGAGACCGAGAGGCATAGCGGAATCGGCGAGCTTTTGGAGATTCTAGGGAGTATAATTAATGGTTTTGCACTGCCAATGAAGGAGGAGCATAAATTGTTTTTGGTTCGGGCGCTTATACCTCTGCATAAGCCAAAGCCGATTGCAATGTACCATCAGCAATTGTCTTATTGTATTACTCAGTTTGTGGAGAAAGATTATAAGCTTGCTGACACGGTTATAAGGGGTTTGTTGAAGTATTGGCCTGTTACTAATTGCCAGAAGGAAGTTCTCTTTCTTGGAGAACTTGAGGAAGTGCTGGAAGCCACGCAATCTGCCGAGTTTCAGCGTTGTATGGTTCCTCTTTTTAGACAGATTGCTCGGTGCCTCAATAGCTCTCATTTTCAG GTTGCAGAACGAGCCCTCTTTTTATGGAATAATGAGCACATTGTGAGCTTAATAGCCCAGAATCGGAGTGTCATACTACCAATTATATTTGAGGCATTGGAGAAGAATATCCAGAGTCATTGGAATCAGGCAGTACACGGGCTGACTGTCAATGTTCGGAAAATGTTCTTGGAAATGGATGCTGAGTTGTTTGATGAGTGCCAGAGGCAGCATGCAGAGAGAGAGGCCAGGGCCAGAGAGATGGATGAACAACGGGAATTGACATGGAAGAAACTGGCTGATGTGGCTGCACAGAGAGGGGGAGAGGATATGATTACAGTGTAA
- the LOC142609547 gene encoding uncharacterized protein LOC142609547 isoform X1, which yields MSKKGGTTSLQKDAPWRASPSVKPIPKIHHSPLLRLPQTPHSDYALSVMKHSNPIGNGLAMEAIVEAAGPECIVPGQITPIKLLGLKVWPIEVNLKFMEPVGRELKSLGKFMDDAVNLMNKSFIDR from the exons ATGTCCAAAAAAGGAGGAACAACCTCGCTTCAAAAGGATGCCCCGTGGAGGGCCTCTCCTTCTGTTAAACCCATACCCAAAATCCACCACTCCCCTTTGCTCCGCCTCCCTCAAACTCCTCATTCAGACTATGCTCTCTCTGTCATGaag CATTCTAATCCGATAGGAAATGGGTTAGCAATGGAAGCTATTGTGGAAGCCGCGGGTCCAGAGTGTATTGTTCCAGGCCAGATTACACCCATCAAATTACTTGGTCTCAAg GTATGGCCTATAGAAGTTAACCTGAAATTTATGGAACCAGTTGGACGAGAACTCAAGTCGCTTGGGAAG TTCATGGATGATGCGGTCAACCTCATGAACAAATCATTTATAGATCGCTGA
- the LOC142609547 gene encoding uncharacterized protein LOC142609547 isoform X2, producing the protein MSKKGGTTSLQKDAPWRASPSVKPIPKIHHSPLLRLPQTPHSDYALSVMKHSNPIGNGLAMEAIVEAAGPECIVPGQITPIKLLGLKVWPIEVNLKFMEPVGRELKSLGKVLIVRSFGLCMCVYV; encoded by the exons ATGTCCAAAAAAGGAGGAACAACCTCGCTTCAAAAGGATGCCCCGTGGAGGGCCTCTCCTTCTGTTAAACCCATACCCAAAATCCACCACTCCCCTTTGCTCCGCCTCCCTCAAACTCCTCATTCAGACTATGCTCTCTCTGTCATGaag CATTCTAATCCGATAGGAAATGGGTTAGCAATGGAAGCTATTGTGGAAGCCGCGGGTCCAGAGTGTATTGTTCCAGGCCAGATTACACCCATCAAATTACTTGGTCTCAAg GTATGGCCTATAGAAGTTAACCTGAAATTTATGGAACCAGTTGGACGAGAACTCAAGTCGCTTGGGAAG GTTCTCATTGTTAGAAGTTTTGgtttgtgcatgtgtgtgtatgtgtag
- the LOC142611219 gene encoding transcription factor MYB27-like, which translates to MIKFPPTSVVHLCCHVIISGLVTLSLFFPTPLPPCSSYRKFQTPLSLLQTTMAFKAAMQGEKLRKGAWQEEEDELLSTFVTLMGERRWDSIARASGLKRSGKSCRFRWLNYLHPNLKHGHISIEEEQIILRLHELWGNKWSRIARRLPGRTDNEIKNYWRTHLRKKAQARHEGNFYCELKNGEQDFFFQKGDMSGLNHNYKNHGTAEDFCGTSDDSFDALGSSNFALISSPYETQLSDPILELIKDQREIKHHEGCNSLESCFCYPALIPDDSNIWDYAGFLWNMD; encoded by the exons ATGATAAAGTTCCCACCAACTAGTGTTGTCCACCTATGTTGTCATGTAATAATATCTGGTCTTGtcaccctctctctctttttcccgACTCCTTTGCCACCCTGTTCCtcatatagaaaatttcaaactcCTCTGAGTTTGTTGCAAACGACAATGGCTTTTAAAGCAGCTATGCAAGGAGAGAAATTGCGCAAAGGGGCTTGgcaagaagaggaagatgagCTGCTCTCGACCTTTGTCACCCTAATGGGGGAAAGGAGGTGGGATTCCATAGCAAGGGCATCAG GTCTTAAGAGGAGTGGTAAGAGCTGCAGGTTCCGGTGGTTGAATTATCTTCATCCTAATCTTAAACATGGTCATATAAGCATCGAAGAAGAGCAGATCATTCTTCGACTGCATGAGCTATGGGGTAACAA GTGGTCTAGGATTGCTAGAAGGTTGCCAGGAAGAACAGATAATGAGATCAAGAATTACTGGAGGACTCATTTAAGGAAGAAAGCACAAGCACGACATGAAG GAAACTTTTATTGTGAACTAAAGAATGGTGAACAAGATTTCTTCTTTCAGAAAGGTGATATGAGTGGCCTAAACCATAACTATAAAAACCATGGGACTGCTGAGGACTTTTGTGGAACCTCAGACGATTCCTTTGATGCTCTTGGGTCGTCAAATTTTGCATTGATTAGTTCTCCATATGAAACGCAATTATCAGATCCAATCTTAGAGTTGATAAAAGATCAAAGGGAAATAAAACATCATGAGGGCTGTAATAGCTTAGAGTCTTGTTTTTGTTATCCGGCGTTGATCCCAGATGATAGCAATATATGGGACTACGCTGGCTTCCTATGGAACATGGATTAA